DNA sequence from the Colletotrichum higginsianum IMI 349063 chromosome 10, whole genome shotgun sequence genome:
GATTCGAAAGGCACACCACCGCCTTAGGTAGCCTAGGTAACCCACCGGGCAAAACCAGGCCCCAGGCTACGGATGCATTGGCCCCGGCCGGGACGGAGGGagcgggggggggaaaaaCCCAGAAAGGTTCAAGGCAGAGTTCAAGAGCGCCGCCCGGCCACCATGACATGGTCACCTTGAATGATGCCTGACGTGGAGCATGCGCTTCATTTGACGTCATGTCAATCATGCCAGTCTGGTCGGGCCATGTCAGGCCATGTCCGACATGCCCACGACAAGACGATGGAGACGAGGGCGAAAAGAACCCCCAATAGCAAGAGAGtagaggggagagagagagagagagaaaaaaggaaaagaagaggcGGGAATAGGAataagaaaagaaaaaaccaGGAGTGAGTGATACCGTGTCCTGCGCGACGTGACCTCTCTTTTTGCCCGCGTGCCGCCTGCGTGCCGCCTGCTAGTACCCCATGCCACTTGCCCCCCTGCTCCACCGCCCGTCTGGAGTAACTACCTACTATGTAAGGTACCTGGGTACTtaggcaggcaggtaggtaggtaggtaccttacaAGCAAGAGCTCCTGCCATGCCTCAACTTCAGCTTCACCCTGCTGATTTCGCAGTACGTCTCGGCCATGTATCTTCCGTAAGTCCGTCTCCAGGTTATCAGTCAGCTGCCCCCAGATACACAGCTGCATAGATACACAGAGACTCGGATACACATACACAGAGATGCACAGAGAGTATGTGCATGGAGAACTCTGCGCGCACTCTCTCCTCAGCCCTCTCGACGCTTCCGTATGCCGCTTTCGTCCtactcctcggcgacgttgtTATCCATCAAAACATCAAAACGTCAAAACGTCCGTCCCCGTCCTACCCTATAGTACAGGCTGGTACAGGTAACGCCCACGTCACTCACCCAGCAAGTCGATGGGAGGAAAATACCTCCCGGCGCCAAATCCAAATCCGGTCTTGCGAACTCGTCCAAGCCACACCACGACTAATCATGCCCGACAAATCATGCTCGCTACTCCCGCGCTCCCGCTCCTCCACCATTGACTCATTCCTCCGAGCTCACACTTTATCCCACCGGCAATGCACTTTATGCAAGAGGCACACATAACCTTATCCCACACTCTTGCCAACAACAAAGCACTTACCGTTTGTTCAGTGCCCTTCATACCTACCTAGCCTTCATAGCAGGCGGCCAAAGGAGATCCGGCCATATCTGATTAGATCGTAGACCCGTCTCAACACGGCCACCTACCCGTGTCGCTCCTGGACACAGTGGACACAGACAGGCAAAAGCTCGACAAACAAGAGCTCAACAACCAACGAGAGCCGCTTCAGAGACCCAAGAAAGGTCCGTCGCATCCGCATCCGCAAATGGCTGAGCTGGCCAGGGGAAGATCCGCCAACAACAGCCTCCCGCCTCTTGTCCACCAAACGAGGAGTCCAGATTCGTATGCTCCATGCCATACGTATCCTCCATCTGTATTTGTATCCATCCGCATAGCACAGCAAACACTTCGGTCTTGATGTGCCCCTGGCCAGCTCGACCAGGCACCGCCTGCGAGCCCCGGCATCTATCTGtacggacggacggacacTCTCCCTTTGCTTCACCGCATCCGGTGCCGTGCCCACTTTACTAACTGTCGCCCTGATTCCCTCGACCCCCAGCCAAGGCACACTCTTGGTGGCACTGGTGCTATCGCTGTCCGTCACTTGTCACGGCTCGCCAAGTCTGATCACTGGGTTTGTGATTTATCCAAACGCTGTCGATGTTGCCGACACCCAACCGGCAGCATCTGCACTGCgctgcactgcactgcacttGCGCCTTGTCAATCGCTGTATCCTGCATTGGACGGCACAAGCCCTGTCGGCACACCTCTGGTCCCGTGCACCTTGGCATGTCGCGACCTGTGGCATACACTGGACGATGCATACCGTCATGTTCGATCATCGGTTTAGTTGTTGCGACCTCGCTCaccctcgccttcgccctcACCCTTAGTGAGTACAGCCTACAATGTGTAATccccccggggggggggggatattGCACAATCGGGGGCCAGCACAGCAGCATATTTGGTTGCTTTTGTTATTTGGCGCCTGGGGGATCAGATTGCACCAGCAGACCAATCTGCCTGCCCACCCCTTTTCAGTCCTGTCGTCTCGGTTGGCAACCCCCCCTGTGCTCGATGCTGTCCAACAAGTGGTTGTCTCTCTCCTGTCTCTCGCCTAAGTGCTAAGTGTCACCGACTCGATCATTAGGACTGGCACTCGACGACTCGACACTCGACGCCCGAcacccctccaccccctgGCCCAAAGAGAACTTGACCGCCAACCACCTACagcctttctctctctctctctctctttctctctctctctctctctctctgcttCTCCCTCTGGTGACACTTTCAGCCCGGCCGAACCAAGCCAAACTTGATGCGCGCTCGCGCGCTAGGCAAACACCCATTCCGCTCACAGACGCCCCCCCATCACAAGATCGACGCACAAacacttacacacacacaccgcACCGGATGCCTGTTGCACTCACCGCCGCTTATTGGCCGACCCAGCTTCCGCCCAAAAGCCTCAAACCACGACGCTTACAGCCTGTCTTGCTTTTTCTGagcgcctccgcctcccgaCCCTCCTATTCGCGTTCAATTGTCTCGCCTGCGTCCGTCCCTTTTTAAACTTCTGTCGCCCTTTCCTGAGCGGTAATCTGATGCCAGGCGGAGAACGGACCTCATCTCCACGCACCActgcacccccccccccccccccccccctctaAGACCTGAAGACTTGCCAAACGAAGGGCTTACATGCGCTGTCATCTCTTATAACTCCCATCCCCCATCTCCCCTACAGTGCGCCCTGTATGCGTACAATacgtccccccctcccccactgGACGCCAAAAGAGATATCTCTGCAATCATCAATCGATCTCGGCTATTTCGACAAACATTACCGGCCCAAATCCGATCCCCGATGTGCACCCCGTGATCAGCAGCATCCAGACTCAACGTTCGAACAAAGTGAAGGCTGCTTTCGGCACTTCGGAAACAAGATACACTTCTCCTCCATCAGTGCAGCTCCCAGCTGCGCCCAATCATTGCCTTATTCTTGTAGAGGCTTGGTCGATCACCGTCAACCTGGGGTATCCCGAAGCGAGCTTTACACACTGGAGGATAGCCGAGTGACGAATAAAATAGGAGCGCAGCCCAGCGGAACCAAGTCGGTCAGGCTTCAGAAAGAGAAGGGTTTCGAGACGGCCCCGAGGATCCAAGCTCGTAtcccctcgacctcgagacaTCTTCACCAATAGGTCCATCACTGGCCACAGCTATTCGTCCCACTCGATCACCATGAGGAATCCGAAGCCTCCCACGTGAACAGACTCCTTTACACCATTTCCCAGCCCCGACTGGCGACCAGGGAACCATAGCCGTCATGGCACCGTGGCCTCAGGATACTGACGCATTGCATTCGCCTGCTGCATCTTTTCCAGAGGTCATCGTTGCCCGCGTGATCCCGGCTTACGACCGCATCCCCAACGGTCTGACTGACCGGCAATGGACAATCATTCAATCTACGTCGCTAGCAGTCGCCGCCTTGAGCTTTGCATCCGTCACTCTCGCCTTTTATTGGTTTTCTCGCATGAGGCGAAGCTTCAGACATGAGTAAGTGGACTTTGCCCTCAAGATTCACCAGCTTGCATTCAAGTCTCGAAAAACTGTGGATGGTCTCAGATCCAAGACTGGACCCGTGTATGTTTTTTTTGGTGCGGGAATCTCTACTGACACTGAAACCCACTTAGTCTTATCATGCTGCTCATGTCGAGCGACATGCTCAAGTCCTTATGGTTCATCATATTCCCCATCGTCGACTTCAAGACCGGTTCGGTTGCATCAGAATCATCTTTCTGCCAAGCGAgcggcttcttcctcgccgtcggtATAGAGGCGTCTGACATCGCTGTTGTTCTCATCGCCCTCCATACCGCGATCTATATCTTCCGCCCGCGACACTCCGGACGCCAGAGCGGTCTCTATCCACACCGCCGTCTTGCGTTCAGCGCCTTTGCCCTCTTCCCGCTTTTGATGGCTTCTCTGGCCTTCATCAGCTGGCCCGGCTATGTGAACAATGGCGAGTACTGTTACTTACCAGTCCGTCCCGAGTGGCCGAGGCTTGCCCTCAGCTGGGTCCCCCGCTACATGATTCTTCTCACCATTGTTGCGCTGTACGCCTACATCTACATCTACGTCACGCTACGCATGCGGCGATTCGGTCGCCTCAGCGCCATGAGACGCGCGAGCGCAACACAAATACCGGATGACGGACATTGGGCTCACATCCCCTCGGTGCCCGCTACTCCTACGTCTCGTCGTGGATCCGAGACCTCGATGGAGGACGCAGACCGGCACCGTACCTCGTCCACTGCCACCACGATgacggccgagatcgagctCTTGCACAGTCGGCAAAAGATATCGTGGAACTGGCCGGCGTACGGCGCTGCTGACGAAAGCCGGATCCCTGTACAGGAGGAGGTGCTTTCGCCTCGTGCGTTGGAACCTAGCGGCAGTCCCCTCTCAGCAACTTTCGGTCCCATCTCGCCGCCCCCCCAGAGCTACATTCGCCGCGACACCGTCGACCTAAGTCCGCCTGACCATCATtaccaacaacaacaagccAGCTTCAGCTCGCACTGGCAGCCAATGAATAGCCCGACAAGTGCCCGCGCCAAGTCACTGGCCAACATTTGGTCAATACTACGCCGAGGCACATCCCTTGACTCGGACCCCGAGCACAACGCAACGCCCTTTCTCTTCCACCCGACCATGGACGGCACGGGTATGGCAAAAACACGCGACAAGAttcgccgccaactgcgACTGCTTTTTGTATACCCGCTTGTGT
Encoded proteins:
- a CDS encoding Plasma membrane g protein coupled receptor that interacts with the heterotrimeric g protein a; the encoded protein is MAPWPQDTDALHSPAASFPEVIVARVIPAYDRIPNGLTDRQWTIIQSTSLAVAALSFASVTLAFYWFSRMRRSFRHDLIMLLMSSDMLKSLWFIIFPIVDFKTGSVASESSFCQASGFFLAVGIEASDIAVVLIALHTAIYIFRPRHSGRQSGLYPHRRLAFSAFALFPLLMASLAFISWPGYVNNGEYCYLPVRPEWPRLALSWVPRYMILLTIVALYAYIYIYVTLRMRRFGRLSAMRRASATQIPDDGHWAHIPSVPATPTSRRGSETSMEDADRHRTSSTATTMTAEIELLHSRQKISWNWPAYGAADESRIPVQEEVLSPRALEPSGSPLSATFGPISPPPQSYIRRDTVDLSPPDHHYQQQQASFSSHWQPMNSPTSARAKSLANIWSILRRGTSLDSDPEHNATPFLFHPTMDGTGMAKTRDKIRRQLRLLFVYPLVYILIWAVPFVAHVMRWDSPEETGPFAVVLLSLVSLSIQGLVNSCLFCAVEKPWIDRKAKYRRAPSKTRQDKDENRYRTGHRRISSF